Proteins encoded in a region of the Oscarella lobularis chromosome 17, ooOscLobu1.1, whole genome shotgun sequence genome:
- the LOC136197574 gene encoding MFS-type transporter SLC18B1-like, which translates to MSTIFGVLETFTGLGFMIGPPLGGALYAARGFLLPFFVVGGNLLLLAMTAVPTFSDVVQSSHRMGFEESIVLNGVVSGLWTSFYSIGDAVGPSIGGEKRTLEILRLYCLLKSNPAG; encoded by the exons ATGTCAACGATATTCGGCGTGCTCGAAACGTTTACCGGTCTCGGCTTCATGATTGGTCCGCCGCTGGGCGGGGCTCTCTACGCCGCGCGCGGATTCTTACTTCCGTTCTTTGTCGTGGGCGGAAATCTACTATT GCTCGCCATGACGGCGGTTCCCACTTTCTCGGACGTGGTCCAGTCGTCGCATCGGATGGGATTCGAAGAGAGCATCGTTCTaaacggcgtcgtttctGGACTGTGGACGTCCTTCTATTCTATCGGAGACGCCGTTGGTCCATCGATCGGTGGTGAAAAACGGACTTTAGAAATTCTGCGACTGTATTGCTTACTCAAATCTAATCCAGCAGGTTGA